The stretch of DNA GGGGTTTAGCGCAAAGAAAACTTTAAAATCGCCGTAAAGGGCAATTTCCCCTATCTCCTGTTCCCGTATTTTAAGATCACGTATTACCGGAACATTTCTAAGCTCGGGCCAGACTTTTTGCATTTGCTCCAAGGTTTCAAGTGTACGTTTGTAGGGTGAAACATAAATTACATCAGGTAGTTCATTTGTGGCTCTTAAGGCGTAGGAAGTTCCTCTTGGCTGTTTTCTGCCGGTAAATGTCAAACGACTTTCGTGGTCTGCAATAAACGAACCATATTTTCCTTTAAAGCGTTGCGCTAAAAATTGTACACGCGGAGAATCCGGATTTTTATCGTATTCTATAAGAAATTGTCTATACAATTTTTCGTTGTGCAGTTGTTCGTGCCAGGAGTTTAAGGTTGATTGCCCGTGTCTGATGCACGTAAGCTTTGCCGGGTGATTCAAGGTTTAAACCTCCTCTCTTTTGTAAAAAGAACATTTATGATGATAATACTAAAAAACAGCTTGTTTAGCAAGGTTGAAAAAAATGTTATTTGTGC from Candidatus Spechtbacterales bacterium encodes:
- a CDS encoding histidine phosphatase family protein, which encodes MNHPAKLTCIRHGQSTLNSWHEQLHNEKLYRQFLIEYDKNPDSPRVQFLAQRFKGKYGSFIADHESRLTFTGRKQPRGTSYALRATNELPDVIYVSPYKRTLETLEQMQKVWPELRNVPVIRDLKIREQEIGEIALYGDFKVFFALNPEQRKLHNLQDIYYYRFPNGENVPDILQRQEMWFQNICNKHAGENVMMISHFITILSLRAFIENWDDKRFLNEHRTIDNINCAVTQYKDVSGKFKLTSFNQKLW